The Carnobacterium sp. 17-4 genome has a window encoding:
- a CDS encoding DNA cytosine methyltransferase, with protein sequence MSKQFNILELFAGVGGFRVGFENSNESMFKTKWANQWEPAKKSQDAFEVYDYHYPESMNINENIEEISDEAFQSMDADIIVGGFPCQDYSVARSKKNELGIQGKKGVLFWEIIRAVTQIKPKYLVLENVDRLLKAPSKQRGRDFAIMLAAFNDLNYSVEWRVINAAEYGGSQRRRRVFFFVYRNDTDFAKKMDKEFENEELDLFFDSQLYDDYIFNKGLFARQFPVLPTPVKNRHATYTLSNDIVDISDNFIGTVWNTGVMRHGRYFTIDTVPTKEEQPITLGEILVDEENVPEKYYVTDQNKLEKFKYLRGSKKIERISVDGHSYIYSEGSMAPTDDLSLPGRTMLTSEGTVNRSTHFLNVNGKYRLITPIEAERLQEFPDDWTKYKKNSTGEIVEVPDRMRMFFMGNALVTGVVKRIADELQNIITHED encoded by the coding sequence ATGAGTAAACAGTTTAATATTTTAGAACTATTTGCTGGAGTTGGTGGATTTCGCGTTGGTTTTGAAAATTCCAATGAAAGCATGTTTAAAACAAAATGGGCAAATCAATGGGAGCCTGCTAAAAAGAGTCAAGACGCCTTCGAAGTGTATGATTATCATTATCCTGAGAGTATGAATATAAACGAAAATATAGAAGAAATTTCAGATGAAGCTTTTCAAAGTATGGATGCAGATATAATAGTTGGAGGTTTTCCTTGCCAAGATTACTCCGTTGCTAGAAGCAAAAAGAACGAACTTGGTATCCAAGGAAAAAAAGGCGTATTATTCTGGGAAATCATTCGAGCAGTTACTCAAATAAAACCAAAATATCTTGTTTTAGAAAATGTAGATCGTCTATTAAAAGCTCCTTCAAAACAACGAGGTAGAGATTTCGCAATCATGCTAGCTGCATTTAACGATTTAAACTATTCTGTAGAATGGCGTGTCATAAACGCCGCAGAATACGGAGGCAGTCAACGTCGTCGCCGTGTTTTCTTTTTCGTATATCGGAACGATACTGACTTTGCAAAAAAAATGGATAAAGAATTTGAGAATGAAGAATTAGATTTATTTTTTGACAGCCAATTGTATGATGATTACATCTTTAATAAAGGTCTATTTGCACGTCAATTTCCGGTTTTACCAACACCAGTAAAAAACCGTCATGCTACTTATACATTATCAAATGACATTGTAGACATATCCGACAATTTTATAGGTACTGTTTGGAACACAGGAGTCATGAGACATGGACGTTATTTTACTATTGACACAGTACCTACAAAGGAAGAACAACCTATTACTTTAGGAGAAATATTGGTAGATGAAGAGAATGTTCCAGAAAAATATTATGTTACTGACCAAAATAAATTAGAGAAGTTTAAATACTTAAGAGGTTCTAAAAAAATCGAACGTATTTCTGTAGATGGACATTCTTATATTTATTCAGAAGGAAGTATGGCTCCAACAGATGATTTATCATTACCTGGAAGAACTATGTTAACTTCTGAAGGAACCGTTAATCGCTCAACTCATTTTTTAAATGTAAATGGTAAATATAGATTAATAACACCTATTGAAGCAGAAAGACTACAAGAATTTCCTGATGATTGGACAAAATATAAAAAAAATTCTACTGGTGAAATAGTAGAAGTACCCGATCGTATGCGTATGTTCTTTATGGGGAATGCTTTAGTTACAGGTGTCGTAAAGAGAATTGCTGATGAGTTACAAAATATCATAACTCATGAAGATTAA
- a CDS encoding SNF2-related protein: protein MLKRLDGVLKSSYNSLKDNVSEEFYNRTLKESVSYKRVSGYFSCKALSMYAEGLDRFSENDGYIQFIISQNISEKDFSEIQSGYKERSKSESITQLDKQRLGNLAFLISKNKADIKFGLVENGLFHTKWGIFEDLQKDAIYFNGSLNETANAIENNFDSFDVDFSWDVSTNVRSRIKQKRVEFESLWNDEYPGVKVIDANKAIYSLIQEYDIGRIQKIPNPEYNSVILDMNDEYIFFIDKSDEEITLKKSFKTKFVAYVDQQRGYPYFRRDLTYRDVEKIVDLANKQSNKHNFNFKVTSRIENFVSSQKYSIEEYRKSGLTLKNQDPRWQNEFHEFKRIVEREVARPLKPLQLESAMYMLTQKRAANFSVPGSGKTAMLLGVFAYLNSKNKGQPIKRLLVISPLNAFMSWKEEFEEVFKNKKELKAISIHDEIINGDKRILEASWSTANMILVNYESLPKFQESIIKCLSYDSNTIIVYDEVHRVKGIQGKRAIAALEIAGKVDYRYVLTGTPIPNKYLDIYNFLHILFEKEYSAYFGFEQNMLKNPDSWEVEEINEKLAPYFWRTSKEDLGVPPADEDNFIRVPPSVEQLRLSEIIYTTAQNPLTVWIRMIQLSTNPELVNQTINYSDLGFSEDDTIDNDSYDQISIKARKELEASIQDSIIDEVAKWDLAKVESPKFNAGIQLVIDIVKKHGKVVVWGLFVNTLKKITDVLNQQGINTKLIYGGTTRQEREDIIHTFKEDTNEIQVLVSNPNTLGESVSLHTIVHDAVYFEYNYNLTFMLQSRDRIHRLGLQHDQHTRYHYLMTVTDMKLFNFIDQKIYNKLSEKEDRMKKAIDGGYLTPEFEDDEIEEMKKIIDSERRY, encoded by the coding sequence TTGCTTAAAAGATTAGACGGCGTACTTAAATCAAGTTATAACTCATTGAAAGACAATGTTTCCGAAGAATTTTATAACAGGACATTAAAAGAGTCAGTTAGTTATAAAAGAGTCAGTGGCTACTTTTCTTGTAAAGCATTATCTATGTATGCTGAGGGATTGGATAGATTTTCTGAGAATGATGGTTATATCCAATTTATTATCTCTCAAAATATTTCTGAAAAAGATTTTAGTGAAATTCAGTCTGGATATAAAGAGCGCTCTAAAAGTGAAAGTATAACGCAACTTGATAAACAACGGTTAGGTAATCTAGCATTTCTAATTTCCAAAAATAAAGCCGATATAAAGTTTGGTTTAGTTGAAAATGGTTTATTTCATACCAAGTGGGGAATATTTGAAGATTTACAAAAAGATGCTATATATTTTAATGGATCCTTAAATGAGACAGCGAATGCAATTGAAAATAATTTTGATTCATTCGATGTTGATTTTTCTTGGGATGTAAGCACGAATGTTAGAAGTAGAATTAAACAAAAAAGAGTAGAATTTGAGAGTCTATGGAATGATGAATATCCAGGTGTAAAAGTTATTGATGCAAATAAAGCTATTTATTCGTTAATTCAAGAGTATGATATAGGTAGAATTCAAAAAATACCTAATCCAGAATATAATTCTGTAATCTTGGATATGAATGATGAATATATATTTTTTATTGATAAGAGTGATGAAGAAATAACTTTAAAAAAATCTTTTAAAACTAAGTTTGTAGCATATGTCGATCAACAAAGAGGTTATCCCTATTTTAGAAGAGACTTGACGTATAGAGATGTGGAAAAAATTGTAGACTTAGCAAATAAGCAATCTAATAAGCATAATTTTAATTTTAAAGTTACTTCTCGAATCGAAAACTTTGTGAGCAGTCAAAAGTATTCAATTGAAGAATACCGTAAATCGGGTTTAACTTTGAAAAATCAGGACCCACGATGGCAGAATGAATTTCATGAATTTAAACGAATTGTAGAGAGAGAAGTAGCTAGGCCCCTCAAGCCACTGCAACTTGAGTCAGCAATGTATATGCTGACTCAAAAAAGAGCAGCTAATTTTTCTGTTCCTGGTTCTGGAAAAACAGCAATGTTATTAGGTGTTTTTGCATATCTAAATAGCAAAAACAAAGGGCAGCCTATTAAACGGTTATTAGTGATTAGCCCTCTTAATGCGTTTATGTCTTGGAAGGAAGAATTTGAAGAAGTATTTAAGAATAAAAAAGAATTAAAAGCAATAAGCATTCATGATGAAATAATAAATGGAGACAAACGTATTTTAGAAGCATCGTGGTCAACAGCAAATATGATTCTAGTCAATTATGAGTCACTTCCTAAGTTTCAAGAGTCTATTATTAAATGCTTATCCTATGATTCAAATACTATAATTGTTTATGATGAGGTCCATCGTGTAAAAGGGATACAAGGAAAAAGGGCTATAGCTGCATTAGAAATTGCAGGTAAAGTTGATTATCGATATGTTTTAACAGGTACTCCCATTCCAAATAAATATTTAGATATATATAATTTTCTACATATTTTGTTTGAAAAAGAGTACAGTGCATACTTTGGATTTGAGCAAAACATGCTTAAGAATCCTGATAGTTGGGAAGTTGAAGAAATAAATGAAAAACTTGCTCCTTATTTTTGGAGAACAAGCAAAGAAGACTTGGGTGTTCCACCAGCAGACGAAGATAATTTTATAAGAGTGCCGCCTTCTGTAGAGCAGTTAAGACTTTCTGAAATAATTTATACAACTGCACAGAATCCTTTAACGGTTTGGATTAGAATGATACAACTATCAACAAATCCTGAATTAGTAAATCAAACTATAAATTATAGTGATTTAGGATTTAGCGAGGACGACACTATTGATAATGACTCATATGATCAAATCAGTATAAAAGCACGAAAAGAGCTAGAGGCAAGTATTCAAGACTCGATAATAGATGAAGTAGCAAAATGGGATTTAGCAAAAGTAGAATCTCCAAAATTCAATGCAGGGATACAACTAGTTATTGATATTGTAAAGAAGCACGGGAAAGTAGTCGTTTGGGGATTATTTGTTAATACATTAAAGAAAATTACTGATGTCCTTAATCAACAAGGAATCAACACGAAGTTAATCTATGGAGGTACTACACGGCAGGAGCGTGAAGATATTATCCATACATTTAAAGAAGATACAAATGAGATACAAGTACTAGTATCAAACCCTAATACTTTGGGGGAATCAGTGTCACTGCATACAATTGTACATGATGCAGTTTACTTTGAATATAATTATAACCTTACATTTATGCTTCAATCGAGAGATCGAATTCATCGTCTAGGTTTGCAGCATGATCAGCATACTAGATATCATTATTTGATGACAGTTACTGATATGAAATTGTTTAATTTTATTGACCAAAAAATATACAATAAATTATCAGAAAAAGAAGATAGAATGAAAAAAGCTATTGACGGTGGTTATCTTACTCCGGAATTTGAAGATGATGAGATAGAAGAAATGAAAAAAATAATTGATTCAGAACGTCGTTATTAA
- a CDS encoding DNA-directed RNA polymerase sigma-70 factor: protein MRNVDLLDLYKSGIVKEGGHNISVQIEKPNGEKYSGKTYAIPLDYLYYNEQNGRIGVALSDYESTNGKLTPGHNEEYNMVIQKFLENDGESKTKDGMKALKRNINIQGQDEPGYVLNDGRVIDGNRRFTAKRLLEQDPEIIGQQYFEAVILDDLSVQNQDDLKKIKSLELKIQFGKLDKVDYNAIDRAIDAYKTIVVNNIMTAKEYTEYANLPKNEIPKRLTEAELIVKFLDFTNANPENYSLAKELDLDGPIQDLIPQYKKFKGAVNSDQLLNSLFAKILQLRATKEDYKGDFRTIVKNVVGTKAENTFISEMEDATDVIVDALDSKKVIMNNVDLFATLKNNEETVKALAEVQSIYTNHSEKTKNLKERTEPIKLVGKAINNISSIDRSIIKYLSKSEKDKLLSELEKLQKEITYILLEEE from the coding sequence ATGAGGAATGTTGATTTATTAGACTTATATAAGTCTGGAATTGTAAAAGAAGGCGGACATAATATAAGTGTGCAGATTGAAAAGCCTAATGGAGAAAAATATAGTGGTAAAACATATGCAATTCCATTAGATTATTTATATTATAACGAACAAAATGGACGTATAGGTGTAGCACTATCAGATTATGAAAGTACTAATGGCAAACTAACTCCCGGACATAATGAAGAGTACAATATGGTTATTCAAAAGTTTTTAGAAAATGATGGAGAAAGTAAAACTAAAGATGGAATGAAGGCTCTCAAAAGAAATATTAATATTCAAGGACAAGACGAACCTGGATATGTATTGAATGATGGACGTGTAATTGATGGCAATCGTCGCTTTACAGCAAAAAGATTACTTGAACAAGATCCTGAGATAATTGGGCAACAATATTTTGAAGCGGTTATACTTGATGATTTGTCTGTCCAAAATCAGGATGATCTTAAGAAAATTAAATCATTAGAACTGAAAATTCAATTTGGGAAACTTGATAAGGTGGATTATAACGCAATAGACCGAGCGATAGATGCGTATAAAACGATAGTCGTAAATAACATAATGACGGCTAAAGAATATACTGAGTATGCAAACCTACCTAAAAATGAAATACCTAAGCGTCTAACTGAAGCAGAACTTATAGTTAAATTTTTAGATTTTACCAATGCGAACCCAGAAAATTATTCATTAGCTAAAGAATTAGATTTAGATGGTCCTATACAAGATCTAATACCTCAATACAAAAAGTTTAAAGGTGCTGTTAATTCAGATCAACTATTAAATAGTTTGTTCGCTAAGATACTGCAACTTAGAGCTACAAAAGAAGACTATAAGGGTGATTTTAGAACCATAGTTAAAAATGTTGTGGGTACTAAAGCTGAAAATACATTTATTTCAGAGATGGAAGATGCAACAGATGTTATTGTAGATGCATTGGATTCAAAAAAGGTAATAATGAATAATGTTGATTTATTTGCTACGTTAAAAAATAATGAAGAGACTGTCAAGGCGTTAGCAGAGGTACAATCAATTTATACCAATCATTCTGAAAAAACTAAAAATTTAAAAGAAAGAACTGAACCAATAAAGTTAGTTGGAAAAGCTATTAACAATATCAGTTCTATTGATAGAAGCATAATTAAGTATTTATCAAAATCCGAAAAAGATAAATTATTGAGTGAACTTGAAAAATTACAAAAAGAAATCACTTACATACTTTTAGAGGAGGAATAA
- a CDS encoding DUF3427 domain-containing protein: MIVIRYSIRVFAKKSDNEGTEFYYLGEVKPVKESIIELEKTTSKWRKEKSCRNVFEVFRTN; encoded by the coding sequence TTGATAGTTATTAGATACTCTATCCGTGTATTTGCTAAGAAATCGGATAACGAAGGTACTGAATTTTATTATCTAGGAGAAGTAAAACCAGTCAAAGAATCTATTATAGAGTTAGAAAAAACCACTTCAAAATGGCGAAAAGAAAAAAGTTGTCGAAATGTTTTTGAAGTTTTCAGAACCAATTGA
- the rpsI gene encoding 30S ribosomal protein S9, which yields MAQAQYIATGRRKNSTARVRLVPGTGKIIMNKKDITEYIPFPYLHEVVKQPLALTETLGSYDVHVNVNGGGFTGQSGAARHGISRALLQVDPDFRGPLKAAGLLTRDPRMVERKKPGLKKARKASQFSKR from the coding sequence ATGGCACAAGCACAATATATCGCAACAGGAAGACGTAAAAATTCAACTGCCCGCGTACGTTTAGTACCAGGTACTGGAAAAATCATCATGAATAAAAAAGATATCACTGAATACATCCCATTCCCATATTTACACGAAGTTGTTAAACAACCTTTAGCTCTTACAGAAACTTTAGGTAGCTACGACGTACATGTAAACGTAAATGGTGGTGGATTTACTGGACAATCAGGAGCAGCCCGTCATGGGATCTCTCGTGCGTTATTACAAGTTGATCCAGACTTCCGTGGCCCATTAAAAGCTGCAGGTCTATTAACTCGTGACCCACGTATGGTTGAACGTAAGAAACCAGGTTTGAAAAAAGCGCGTAAAGCTTCGCAATTCTCAAAACGTTAA
- the rplM gene encoding 50S ribosomal protein L13: protein MRTTYMAKPNEVERKWYVVDATDIPMGRMSSVVAAILRGKNKPTYTPNVDTGDFVIVINADKTKLTGKKATDKIYSRNIDGNPGGLKQISAGDLRAKDSRKLIELSVKGMLPKNTLGRAQGMKLHVYGGAEHNHQAQQPEVLDITNLI from the coding sequence GTGCGTACAACTTATATGGCAAAACCAAATGAAGTAGAACGTAAATGGTATGTGGTAGACGCAACTGATATCCCTATGGGACGTATGTCAAGTGTAGTCGCAGCTATTTTACGTGGTAAAAATAAACCAACTTACACACCAAATGTTGATACAGGTGATTTTGTAATTGTAATCAACGCTGACAAAACGAAATTAACTGGTAAAAAAGCAACTGACAAAATCTATTCTCGTAACATCGATGGTAACCCAGGTGGATTGAAACAAATCTCTGCTGGTGACTTACGTGCTAAAGATTCTCGTAAATTAATCGAATTATCTGTCAAAGGTATGCTTCCTAAAAATACTTTAGGTCGCGCTCAAGGCATGAAATTACATGTTTACGGTGGAGCAGAACACAATCACCAAGCGCAACAACCTGAAGTATTAGACATCACAAACTTAATTTAA
- a CDS encoding GNAT family N-acetyltransferase, with the protein MNWIIRPSKRSDYPQLMAIENQIWHLGNTPHVTTYVTVEDYEKHYTEGSQLVAVAEENQQIAGFLGFHTPSRLAPHQKTWSIDVGVNPDAEGKGVGSALLTAIKALAAEQEIHKLSLRVLSTNPAAIHLYQKNGFEVEGRLKDEFLIEGQFIDDLFMAYFILDPKV; encoded by the coding sequence ATGAATTGGATTATACGGCCAAGTAAACGAAGTGATTATCCTCAACTGATGGCTATTGAAAACCAAATCTGGCATTTAGGTAACACGCCTCATGTCACAACTTATGTAACAGTAGAGGACTACGAGAAGCACTATACCGAGGGTTCGCAATTGGTAGCCGTAGCAGAAGAGAATCAGCAAATTGCAGGATTCTTAGGGTTTCATACTCCTAGTAGATTAGCTCCTCACCAGAAGACGTGGAGCATTGATGTAGGCGTTAATCCGGATGCAGAAGGTAAAGGGGTAGGATCAGCTTTACTAACGGCTATTAAGGCCTTAGCGGCTGAACAAGAGATCCATAAATTAAGCCTACGAGTATTATCTACGAACCCAGCTGCGATTCACTTGTATCAAAAAAATGGCTTTGAAGTAGAAGGTCGTTTAAAAGATGAATTCTTGATCGAAGGACAGTTTATTGATGATTTATTTATGGCGTACTTTATTCTAGACCCTAAAGTGTAG
- the truA gene encoding tRNA pseudouridine(38-40) synthase TruA: MKWIRYKLIVQYDGTHFAGFQIQPHDRTVQGEIQKALKIMTKGIEVIIHGSGRTDSGVHAKGQVIHFDYPFVIPAKNMKRALNSLTSDEIFVKDVSIVEDEFHARYNTSGKKYQYRVDLNEIPDPFKRLYTLHHPYPLDMDKLKNALKDLEGEHDFASFCASHSGRENKVRTVYEASVVKDDFNNELLFTFRGNGFLYNMVRIFVGTLLQIANGLRPADEIQRLLEVKDRNEAGPTAKPQGLYLMEVYYKASTAKKGTDYQEISELGEQVQHELDYTAK; encoded by the coding sequence ATGAAATGGATACGTTATAAATTGATCGTGCAATACGATGGGACACACTTTGCTGGGTTCCAGATCCAACCGCATGATCGGACAGTGCAAGGTGAGATTCAAAAAGCATTAAAAATTATGACCAAAGGGATAGAAGTGATCATTCATGGATCTGGAAGAACCGATTCCGGGGTACATGCTAAGGGGCAAGTCATTCATTTTGATTACCCATTTGTGATTCCAGCTAAAAATATGAAGCGCGCATTGAACAGTTTAACGTCGGATGAGATTTTTGTAAAAGATGTCTCGATTGTCGAAGATGAGTTTCATGCACGGTACAATACTTCTGGAAAGAAATACCAGTACCGCGTTGATTTAAATGAGATACCTGATCCGTTTAAGCGGTTATATACGTTACACCATCCGTATCCACTTGATATGGACAAATTGAAAAATGCACTGAAAGACTTAGAAGGCGAACATGATTTTGCTAGTTTTTGTGCCAGCCACAGTGGCAGAGAAAATAAAGTGCGCACCGTATATGAAGCCAGTGTTGTGAAAGACGATTTCAACAATGAATTGCTTTTTACCTTTAGAGGGAACGGCTTTTTATACAATATGGTTCGTATTTTTGTGGGTACATTATTGCAAATCGCAAATGGATTGCGCCCAGCAGATGAGATTCAACGCCTGTTGGAAGTTAAAGACCGCAATGAAGCTGGCCCAACGGCTAAACCTCAAGGATTGTATTTGATGGAAGTTTATTACAAAGCATCAACCGCTAAAAAAGGCACAGATTACCAAGAAATCAGTGAATTAGGAGAGCAGGTGCAGCATGAATTGGATTATACGGCCAAGTAA
- a CDS encoding energy-coupling factor transporter transmembrane component T family protein codes for MMDKLIFGRYIPGNSWIHKLDPRAKLLGTVIFIGIIFLANNWMTYLLLLAFALTAIRLSTIKLSFFINGVKPLIWLILFTVILQVLFTGGSTVYFDWGPIIISQEGLLNGVFIFCRFVLIIFMSTLLTLTTMPLSLTDAIEYLLRPLKAVKVPVYEIALMLSIALRFVPTLMDETEKIMNAQRARGVDFGEGNIFQQMKAIVPILIPLFVSSFNRAEELATAMEARGYKGGEGRTKYRQLEWASRDTVAMLGYAVLTVGLVVLRN; via the coding sequence ATGATGGATAAATTGATTTTTGGTCGTTACATTCCTGGAAATTCTTGGATTCATAAATTAGATCCAAGGGCTAAATTACTTGGAACGGTTATTTTTATCGGAATTATTTTCTTAGCCAACAATTGGATGACGTATTTGCTATTATTGGCGTTTGCGCTAACAGCGATTCGCTTATCAACGATCAAACTAAGTTTCTTTATTAATGGAGTCAAGCCACTGATCTGGCTGATACTCTTTACCGTAATCTTGCAAGTACTATTTACCGGGGGAAGCACGGTGTACTTTGATTGGGGTCCAATCATTATTTCGCAAGAAGGATTATTGAACGGGGTCTTCATTTTTTGTCGCTTTGTCTTGATCATCTTTATGTCGACATTGCTGACATTGACCACCATGCCATTATCGTTGACCGATGCAATTGAATATTTATTGCGTCCTTTGAAAGCAGTTAAAGTACCGGTTTATGAAATTGCCTTGATGTTGTCGATTGCCTTGCGCTTTGTACCAACATTGATGGATGAAACTGAAAAAATCATGAACGCACAACGCGCTCGTGGAGTTGATTTTGGAGAAGGCAATATTTTCCAACAAATGAAAGCTATTGTTCCCATCTTGATTCCCTTATTCGTCAGCTCATTTAACCGCGCGGAAGAATTAGCTACGGCTATGGAAGCCAGAGGGTACAAAGGTGGCGAAGGACGAACAAAATACCGTCAGCTCGAGTGGGCGTCACGCGATACCGTAGCGATGCTAGGTTATGCTGTATTGACCGTCGGGTTAGTCGTATTGAGAAATTGA
- a CDS encoding energy-coupling factor ABC transporter ATP-binding protein: MDITFEKVGYTYQKGTPFQNRALFDIDLHIKEGSFTALVGHTGSGKSTVLQHLNALMKPSEGTVTIGDRVITSQSNNKNLKGIRKKVGIVFQFPESQLFEETVAKDIAFGPKNFGATEEEGLELAKRMLPIVGLDESYMERSPFDLSGGQMRRVAIAGVLAMEPEVLVLDEPTAGLDPQGRKEMMEMFYQLYRTQGLTIILVTHQMDDVANYADHMVVLEKGTVIKEGAPQDVFKDSDWLESKQLGVPAAVSFGSLLSEKTGLIFNGLPLTTNDLADVIATSLKLQPNESEAGDAK; encoded by the coding sequence ATGGACATTACTTTCGAAAAAGTAGGCTATACCTACCAAAAAGGGACACCTTTCCAAAATCGGGCACTTTTTGATATTGACTTACACATTAAAGAAGGCAGTTTTACGGCTTTAGTAGGTCATACAGGTAGTGGGAAATCTACAGTACTGCAACACTTGAATGCCTTGATGAAACCGAGTGAAGGAACGGTGACAATTGGCGACCGTGTCATTACATCACAATCCAACAATAAGAACTTGAAAGGCATCCGTAAAAAAGTCGGGATCGTCTTCCAATTTCCAGAGTCACAGCTGTTTGAAGAAACGGTTGCTAAGGATATTGCTTTTGGACCGAAAAACTTTGGAGCTACAGAAGAAGAGGGTCTTGAGTTAGCGAAACGTATGCTGCCTATAGTGGGCTTAGACGAGTCTTACATGGAACGCTCACCGTTTGACCTGTCTGGTGGCCAAATGCGACGTGTGGCAATTGCCGGCGTTTTAGCGATGGAACCTGAAGTCTTAGTCTTAGATGAGCCGACTGCGGGCCTTGATCCACAAGGACGCAAAGAAATGATGGAGATGTTCTATCAGTTATACCGTACGCAAGGGTTGACCATTATCTTAGTAACTCACCAAATGGATGACGTAGCAAATTACGCGGATCATATGGTTGTTCTTGAAAAAGGGACAGTCATCAAAGAAGGTGCTCCGCAAGACGTATTTAAAGACTCTGATTGGCTTGAATCAAAGCAGTTAGGTGTTCCTGCTGCCGTTTCGTTTGGTAGCCTCTTGAGCGAGAAAACGGGCCTTATCTTTAATGGCTTACCGCTAACTACTAATGATTTAGCAGATGTGATTGCGACATCTTTGAAACTGCAACCCAATGAGTCAGAAGCAGGTGATGCCAAATGA
- a CDS encoding energy-coupling factor ABC transporter ATP-binding protein has product MNKIITLKDISYQYHETDDRPALKNVSLSIEEGEWIAIIGHNGSGKSTLAKTINGLVAPSHGEVTVGGLILSEENIWKIREMVGMVFQNPDNQFVGSTVQDDVAFGLENQGIPRDEMIERVKSAITRVKMQDFMEKEPARLSGGQKQRVAIAGVVALRPQIIILDEATSMLDPQGRQEVLATVKEIKERANLTVISITHDIDEAANASRVLVMKNGELVQEGTPEEIFSYGDQLIEMGLDLPFAEKLKSDLRDRGIDVPTEYLTEEGMVDWLWTLLSKK; this is encoded by the coding sequence GTGAATAAAATCATAACGTTAAAAGATATTTCTTATCAATACCATGAAACTGATGATCGACCAGCGTTAAAAAATGTCTCTCTTTCCATTGAGGAAGGCGAATGGATTGCTATTATTGGTCACAATGGTTCTGGTAAGTCTACGCTTGCAAAAACAATCAATGGGTTGGTTGCTCCTAGTCACGGTGAAGTAACCGTTGGCGGGCTTATTTTAAGTGAAGAAAACATTTGGAAAATTCGTGAGATGGTCGGAATGGTTTTTCAAAATCCGGATAATCAATTTGTAGGCTCAACGGTTCAAGATGACGTCGCATTTGGATTAGAAAATCAAGGAATTCCTAGAGATGAAATGATTGAACGCGTAAAAAGTGCTATTACACGAGTGAAGATGCAAGATTTTATGGAAAAAGAACCGGCTCGTTTATCGGGTGGACAAAAACAACGAGTAGCGATTGCTGGAGTGGTTGCATTACGTCCGCAAATTATTATTTTGGATGAAGCAACGAGTATGTTAGACCCTCAAGGAAGACAAGAAGTTTTGGCAACGGTCAAAGAGATCAAAGAAAGAGCTAATTTAACGGTTATTTCGATCACTCATGATATCGATGAAGCAGCAAATGCCAGTCGTGTTCTAGTGATGAAAAATGGGGAATTGGTGCAAGAAGGAACGCCGGAAGAGATTTTTTCTTATGGAGATCAACTGATTGAAATGGGTCTTGATCTGCCATTTGCTGAGAAGCTGAAAAGCGACTTACGTGATCGCGGGATTGACGTTCCAACAGAGTATTTAACCGAAGAAGGGATGGTGGACTGGTTATGGACATTACTTTCGAAAAAGTAG
- the rplQ gene encoding 50S ribosomal protein L17, giving the protein MGYRKLGRTSSQRKAMLRDLTSDLIINERIVTTEARAKEVRKSTEKMITLGKKGDLHARRQAAEFVRNEVASVKEEGEDIVVQSVLQKLFSDVAPRYAERQGGYTRIMKTQPRRGDAAPMVIIELV; this is encoded by the coding sequence ATGGGTTACCGTAAATTAGGACGTACAAGTTCACAACGTAAAGCAATGCTACGCGACTTAACTTCTGATTTGATCATCAACGAACGCATCGTAACAACTGAAGCTCGCGCTAAAGAAGTCCGTAAATCAACTGAAAAGATGATTACTTTAGGTAAAAAAGGCGATTTACACGCACGTCGTCAAGCTGCAGAATTCGTACGCAATGAAGTCGCTTCTGTTAAAGAAGAAGGCGAAGATATCGTTGTTCAATCAGTTTTACAAAAATTATTTAGCGATGTTGCTCCACGTTATGCTGAGCGTCAAGGTGGATACACACGTATCATGAAAACTCAACCACGTCGCGGCGATGCTGCACCAATGGTTATTATTGAATTAGTTTAA